In one window of Dokdonia sp. PRO95 DNA:
- a CDS encoding nucleotide sugar dehydrogenase — MENIKIGVIGLGYVGLPLACLFASKYNVVGYDINNKRVEEINSGIDTTLEVQSSHLKSVLQSTLKTNGLKCSSILNDIADCNVYIVTVPTPIDVHKKPVLKPLYDSSAAIGAVLKKNDIVIYESTVYPGVTEEECVPILEKHSGLIFNKDFFAGYSPERINPGDKLHTVDKILKVTSGSTLEIGRKVDDLYASVITAGTHLAPSIKVAEAAKVIENSQRDINIAFVNELAKIFNLMDIDTQDVLEAAGTKWNFLPFKPGLVGGHCIGVDPYYLAEKALDLGYNPEIILAGRRLNDSMGAYVASQVIKLLLKNDIPVKGSEILVLGITFKENCPDVRNSRVVDIHKNLMEYGVNLTTFDPWVNNEEVFKEFGIDVMTELPNQKFDAIIQAVSHDKFQKIDFSLLRKDASIIYDVKGTIKGNVDGRL; from the coding sequence ATGGAAAATATTAAAATAGGAGTAATTGGACTAGGGTATGTTGGTCTGCCTTTAGCTTGTTTGTTTGCATCAAAATATAATGTTGTAGGTTATGATATTAACAACAAGCGAGTAGAAGAAATTAATTCAGGTATTGATACTACCTTAGAAGTTCAAAGTAGTCATCTGAAAAGTGTTTTGCAATCAACTTTAAAAACTAACGGACTTAAGTGCTCAAGTATCTTAAATGATATTGCAGATTGTAACGTTTACATTGTTACGGTGCCTACTCCAATAGATGTTCACAAGAAGCCAGTCCTCAAGCCTCTTTATGACAGTAGTGCTGCTATTGGAGCTGTACTAAAGAAAAATGATATAGTCATTTATGAGAGTACGGTATATCCTGGAGTAACAGAGGAGGAGTGTGTTCCTATTTTAGAAAAACATAGTGGATTAATATTTAATAAAGACTTTTTTGCTGGTTATTCTCCAGAAAGAATTAATCCAGGAGATAAATTGCATACGGTAGATAAAATTTTAAAAGTTACATCTGGAAGCACACTTGAAATAGGTAGGAAGGTGGATGATTTATATGCTTCTGTAATAACCGCAGGAACGCACCTAGCACCTTCAATTAAAGTGGCAGAGGCAGCAAAAGTCATTGAAAATTCTCAAAGAGATATCAATATAGCTTTTGTAAATGAGCTTGCTAAGATTTTTAATCTTATGGATATAGATACTCAAGATGTACTCGAAGCGGCAGGAACAAAATGGAATTTTCTTCCTTTCAAGCCTGGCTTGGTAGGTGGGCACTGCATTGGTGTGGATCCATATTATCTTGCTGAAAAAGCACTAGATTTAGGGTATAATCCTGAAATTATTTTGGCAGGTAGACGCCTCAATGACAGTATGGGGGCATACGTGGCTAGTCAAGTAATAAAGCTATTACTTAAAAATGATATTCCGGTTAAAGGTTCTGAAATTCTTGTATTAGGAATTACTTTTAAAGAAAATTGTCCTGATGTCCGCAACTCAAGAGTTGTTGATATTCATAAGAATTTAATGGAGTATGGCGTAAATTTGACAACATTTGATCCTTGGGTAAATAATGAAGAAGTTTTTAAAGAATTTGGAATTGACGTAATGACTGAATTGCCTAATCAGAAATTTGATGCAATTATTCAAGCGGTTTCACACGATAAATTTCAAAAAATAGATTTTTCATTATTGAGAAAAGATGCATCTATTATTTATGATGTAAAGGGAACAATAAAAGGTAATGTAGACGGTAGATTATAG
- the rfbB gene encoding dTDP-glucose 4,6-dehydratase produces MNILITGGAGFIGSHVVRLFLEVFPESHIYNLDALTYAGNLENLADVEASSNYTFIKGDINEAPFLMTLFSKYQFDKVIHLAAESHVDRSIKNPLAFVQTNVIGTLNLLNAAKEIWKDNLDNKLFYHISTDEVYGTLGETGLFTETTSYAPNSPYAASKASSDHFVRAYGETYGLPYIISNCSNNYGPNQFPEKLVPLFINNIILNKALPVYGDGNYTRDWLFVKDHASAIASIFKEGKLGETYNIGGVNEWKNIDLVKLLCDKMDEKLSRKRNTSQSLITFIKDRPGHDKRYAIDASKIEKELGWKPSVTFEEGLELTIDWYLANSSWLENVTSGAYQEYYNKMYT; encoded by the coding sequence ATGAATATATTAATAACAGGAGGAGCAGGTTTTATAGGTTCTCACGTAGTGAGGCTATTTCTAGAAGTTTTTCCAGAGAGTCATATTTACAATCTTGATGCACTTACATATGCAGGTAACCTAGAGAACCTGGCTGATGTAGAAGCGTCTAGCAATTATACATTTATAAAAGGGGACATCAATGAAGCCCCCTTTTTGATGACCTTATTTTCCAAATATCAATTTGATAAGGTAATACACCTAGCAGCAGAGTCTCACGTAGATAGAAGTATTAAAAATCCTCTAGCTTTTGTGCAGACTAACGTTATTGGAACATTAAACTTGCTCAATGCAGCTAAGGAAATATGGAAAGATAATCTTGATAACAAGCTTTTCTACCATATAAGTACAGACGAGGTGTATGGTACACTTGGTGAGACAGGCTTGTTTACAGAGACTACATCATACGCCCCAAACTCACCCTATGCTGCATCTAAGGCAAGCTCAGATCATTTTGTAAGAGCTTATGGAGAAACCTATGGTTTGCCATATATCATTAGTAATTGCTCTAACAATTATGGACCTAATCAGTTTCCAGAAAAACTGGTTCCTCTATTTATAAATAATATTATTTTAAACAAGGCGCTTCCTGTTTACGGTGACGGCAACTATACAAGAGATTGGTTATTTGTAAAAGATCACGCAAGCGCTATAGCAAGTATATTTAAAGAGGGAAAACTAGGCGAGACCTACAATATAGGTGGGGTTAATGAATGGAAAAATATTGATCTCGTAAAGTTATTATGTGATAAGATGGATGAGAAGCTTTCGCGAAAGCGTAATACCTCTCAATCTCTTATTACCTTTATAAAAGACAGACCAGGTCACGACAAGCGATATGCGATAGATGCCTCAAAAATTGAAAAAGAACTGGGGTGGAAACCATCTGTTACTTTTGAGGAAGGACTAGAACTCACAATAGATTGGTATCTTGCCAATAGCTCTTGGCTAGAGAATGTCACTTCTGGAGCATATCAAGAATATTACAATAAAATGTATACTTAA
- a CDS encoding 1-acyl-sn-glycerol-3-phosphate acyltransferase: MGLAKFIYKNILGWKVIGDFSQDTVKKAVVIAVPHTSWHDFYMGIVLRTMLDVKIGFIGKKELFKWPMGPIFKAMGGAPIDRTPGQDKVQSIANVFKDKEEFRLTIAPEGTRKKVDKLKTGFYYIALAAEVPIIMVAFDFGKKEQRISKPLYPSGNIDEDLALIHEFFKGAVGKVPEYSFTPDE, encoded by the coding sequence ATGGGACTTGCAAAGTTTATATATAAAAATATTTTAGGCTGGAAGGTAATAGGTGACTTTTCTCAAGACACAGTAAAGAAGGCTGTGGTAATCGCTGTGCCCCACACCAGCTGGCACGATTTTTATATGGGTATTGTACTTCGTACTATGCTTGATGTTAAGATAGGCTTCATCGGTAAGAAGGAGCTTTTTAAATGGCCAATGGGGCCTATTTTTAAAGCAATGGGAGGTGCGCCTATAGACCGTACACCAGGTCAAGATAAAGTACAATCTATCGCAAATGTTTTTAAGGATAAGGAGGAGTTTAGACTCACAATAGCCCCAGAGGGGACACGTAAAAAAGTTGATAAGCTTAAAACAGGGTTTTATTACATTGCTCTTGCAGCAGAGGTGCCTATTATAATGGTTGCTTTTGATTTTGGTAAAAAGGAGCAACGTATATCTAAGCCATTATATCCATCAGGTAATATAGATGAAGACCTTGCACTTATTCACGAGTTCTTTAAGGGAGCTGTAGGTAAGGTGCCAGAATATAGTTTTACTCCAGATGAGTAG
- the rfbA gene encoding glucose-1-phosphate thymidylyltransferase RfbA: MKGIVLAGGSGTRLSPLTIAVSKQLLPVYDKPMIYYPISVLMLAGIREILIITTPEDNHLFKRLLGDGSGLGCSFSYEVQEHPNGLAEAFIIGESFIGNDKVALVLGDNIFYGNGLSKLLQSKVTVDGGAIFAYPVRDPERFGVVAFDKDMNVTSIEEKPESPQSNYAVPGIYFYDNDVVAIAKEIKPSHRGELEITAINQEYLLRKKLTVGVMSRGMSWFDTGTVDALDDATEFIRVLQRNQSTMIACLEEIAYKMNWISYEALKAGASRYGKGAYAQYINTL, from the coding sequence ATGAAAGGTATTGTACTTGCTGGAGGATCTGGAACTAGACTGTCACCACTTACCATTGCTGTAAGCAAGCAATTGCTACCTGTGTATGATAAGCCTATGATATATTACCCTATATCAGTACTTATGCTTGCTGGTATACGTGAGATTCTTATTATCACAACGCCAGAAGATAATCATCTTTTTAAAAGATTATTAGGTGATGGATCAGGACTTGGGTGCTCTTTTTCTTATGAGGTGCAAGAACATCCCAACGGACTTGCAGAAGCCTTTATTATAGGAGAATCCTTTATTGGGAATGATAAAGTAGCTCTTGTATTAGGTGATAATATTTTTTATGGGAATGGTCTCAGTAAGCTATTACAAAGCAAAGTCACAGTAGATGGAGGTGCCATATTTGCATATCCTGTTCGTGACCCAGAGCGTTTTGGAGTTGTCGCTTTTGATAAGGATATGAATGTCACGAGTATCGAAGAAAAACCAGAGAGCCCACAATCTAACTACGCCGTACCAGGTATTTATTTTTACGATAATGATGTAGTTGCTATTGCAAAAGAAATTAAGCCCTCTCATAGGGGTGAGCTTGAGATTACAGCAATAAATCAAGAATATTTACTTCGTAAAAAGCTTACTGTAGGTGTTATGAGTAGAGGGATGTCTTGGTTTGATACAGGTACAGTAGATGCGCTAGATGATGCGACAGAATTTATAAGAGTTTTACAACGTAATCAAAGCACAATGATAGCTTGTCTTGAGGAGATTGCTTACAAGATGAATTGGATATCATACGAAGCTCTTAAGGCAGGTGCTTCAAGATATGGTAAAGGGGCATATGCACAATACATAAATACACTATAG
- a CDS encoding SDR family oxidoreductase produces MDLDLKNELEGKMILVTGGAGFIGSNICEVLINNGAIVTCLDNLATGHKHNLDAIIDHSKFTFIEGDIRDMETCKKAVSQSDYVLHQAALGSVPRSIKDPATSNEVNVGGFLNMLIASKDKGVKRFVYAASSSTYGDSQGLPKQEDIIGKPLSPYAITKYVNELYADVFHKTYGIDCIGLRYFNVFGRKQDSNGAYAAVIPKFTKLLMNQESPVINGDGSYSRDFTYIDNVIEMNIRAMLSKNKEALNTVYNVAYGERIDLMELIKILKKELSFFDSSISNIAVIFGPNRVGDVPHSLADISKAKKLLGYNPEYSVRQGLVEAVKWYYDNLV; encoded by the coding sequence ATGGATTTAGACCTGAAGAATGAGCTTGAAGGTAAAATGATTTTAGTGACAGGAGGAGCTGGTTTTATAGGTTCTAATATCTGTGAGGTTCTTATTAATAATGGAGCAATTGTAACTTGTCTCGATAACCTTGCAACGGGGCATAAACATAATCTAGATGCTATCATAGATCATTCAAAGTTTACTTTTATAGAAGGTGATATAAGGGATATGGAAACTTGTAAAAAGGCAGTGTCTCAGAGTGACTATGTATTGCATCAGGCTGCATTAGGATCTGTACCAAGATCAATAAAAGATCCTGCAACGAGTAATGAAGTCAATGTAGGTGGATTTTTGAATATGCTCATTGCATCTAAAGATAAAGGTGTAAAGCGTTTTGTGTATGCGGCAAGTTCTTCAACTTACGGAGACTCTCAAGGATTGCCAAAGCAAGAAGATATTATAGGGAAACCATTGTCTCCTTATGCCATCACAAAATATGTAAATGAGTTGTATGCAGATGTATTTCATAAAACCTATGGGATAGATTGTATAGGGCTTAGATATTTTAATGTTTTTGGTAGAAAACAAGATTCAAATGGCGCTTATGCGGCTGTGATACCTAAGTTTACAAAACTTTTGATGAATCAAGAATCACCAGTTATAAATGGGGATGGGAGTTATTCTAGAGATTTTACATATATAGATAATGTAATAGAAATGAATATTAGGGCGATGCTTTCTAAAAATAAGGAAGCCTTAAATACAGTCTATAATGTAGCTTATGGTGAACGCATTGATCTAATGGAATTAATTAAAATTTTGAAAAAAGAATTATCATTTTTTGATTCTTCAATAAGTAATATTGCAGTGATTTTCGGTCCCAATAGAGTAGGTGATGTCCCTCATTCTCTTGCAGATATAAGTAAGGCAAAAAAATTATTAGGATATAATCCAGAATACAGCGTACGTCAAGGTTTGGTAGAGGCTGTAAAATGGTATTATGATAATCTAGTCTAA
- a CDS encoding DNA starvation/stationary phase protection protein: MNYLNLDTKKTKETVTELNILLSDYHVYYQKLRNFHWNVSGENFFDLHEQFEQLYDDAKIKIDEIAERILTLRFAPVSNLSDYLEASSIKESKSDLSDRDMVDTILGDHGKILKQLSAVVKKADDAGDEGTIDLIGAYIRELEKTSWMLDAWRKKTAGTYKEA, translated from the coding sequence ATGAATTATTTAAACTTAGACACAAAAAAAACTAAAGAGACAGTTACAGAGCTCAACATACTTTTATCTGACTATCACGTATACTACCAAAAACTTCGCAATTTTCACTGGAATGTTTCTGGTGAGAACTTTTTTGACTTACACGAGCAGTTTGAACAACTTTATGATGATGCCAAGATTAAAATCGATGAGATTGCAGAGCGTATCCTAACATTGCGTTTTGCACCGGTAAGTAATCTCTCAGATTATCTTGAAGCATCTAGCATCAAAGAGTCAAAATCTGATCTGTCTGACAGAGATATGGTAGACACGATACTTGGAGATCACGGGAAAATTCTCAAGCAACTAAGCGCTGTTGTAAAAAAAGCAGACGACGCTGGTGACGAAGGTACCATAGACCTTATAGGGGCCTACATACGTGAACTAGAAAAAACAAGCTGGATGCTGGACGCCTGGAGAAAGAAAACAGCAGGCACTTACAAAGAAGCTTAA
- a CDS encoding NAD-dependent epimerase/dehydratase family protein, whose protein sequence is MKILVTGGAGFIGYHLCEQLLKEGHTVLALDNVNDYYDPNLKYDRLSQLGISKAEASVWNLTVASHKHKALQFVRMNLEDREALPELFKKESFDLVCNLAAQAGVRYSIENPEVYIDTNVVGFLNILECCRNNDVKRLVYASSSSVYGNSIDVPFTEKQPVDEPISIYAATKKSNELMAHTYAHLFGINAVGLRFFTVYGPWGRPDMAMFLFTDAIINNKPIKVFNAGDLSRDFTYISDIIAGVTAVIQNEVQPGNTILNIGNSKPVKLLDFIEALELELGKKAKKEMLPMQDGDVNQTWASVKAMREHYKYQPSVSVEDGIAAFVKWYKIYYKD, encoded by the coding sequence ATGAAAATTCTTGTTACAGGTGGGGCTGGTTTTATTGGGTATCATCTTTGTGAGCAATTGCTCAAGGAAGGGCATACTGTATTGGCTCTTGATAATGTTAACGATTATTACGACCCTAATCTCAAGTATGATAGATTATCTCAGTTAGGTATATCAAAAGCAGAAGCATCAGTCTGGAATTTGACAGTGGCAAGCCACAAGCATAAAGCACTGCAATTTGTGCGTATGAATCTTGAGGATAGGGAAGCGTTGCCTGAGCTTTTTAAAAAAGAGTCTTTCGACCTCGTATGTAATCTTGCGGCTCAAGCGGGTGTGAGATATTCTATTGAAAACCCAGAGGTATATATAGATACAAATGTTGTAGGCTTTTTAAATATATTAGAATGCTGTCGTAATAACGATGTAAAAAGGCTTGTTTACGCAAGTAGTTCTAGCGTATACGGCAATAGTATAGATGTTCCATTTACAGAAAAACAGCCTGTAGACGAGCCCATAAGTATCTATGCCGCTACAAAAAAATCTAATGAGTTAATGGCGCATACCTATGCGCATCTATTCGGTATAAATGCTGTTGGTTTACGTTTTTTTACAGTGTATGGCCCTTGGGGAAGACCAGATATGGCAATGTTTTTATTTACAGATGCGATAATAAATAATAAACCTATTAAGGTTTTTAACGCGGGTGATCTCTCACGTGATTTTACATATATATCAGATATTATAGCCGGTGTTACGGCTGTAATACAAAATGAAGTACAACCCGGAAATACGATTTTAAACATAGGTAATAGCAAGCCTGTAAAGCTATTAGACTTTATAGAAGCCTTAGAGCTGGAACTTGGAAAAAAAGCAAAAAAAGAAATGCTTCCTATGCAAGATGGTGATGTAAACCAGACTTGGGCAAGTGTAAAGGCTATGCGTGAACATTATAAGTATCAACCATCTGTAAGTGTCGAAGATGGGATAGCGGCCTTTGTAAAATGGTATAAAATTTATTATAAGGATTAG
- a CDS encoding UDP-glucose 6-dehydrogenase yields the protein MSIKNICCIGAGYVGGPTMSVIALKCPDIKVTVVDLNEKRIAAWNDEDVSNLPIYEPGLAEVVKEARGRNLFFSTEVDKAIDEAELIFISVNTPTKTYGVGKGMAADLKYIELCARQIARVATTDKIVVEKSTLPVRTAEALQNILHNTGKGVRFDILSNPEFLAEGTAIQDLLNADRVLIGGENTPGGQKATEALADIYSNWIPEERILRTNVWSSELSKLTANAFLAQRVSSINAMSELCEVTGADVQEVARAIGTDSRIGPKFLKASVGFGGSCFQKDILNLVYIAKSYGLNEVADYWEQVIIMNDHQKRRFAEKIVKTLFNTVSGKKITLLGWAFKKDTNDTRESAAIYVADYLLNEQAEVVIYDPKVSEEQILADLDYLNTRSEAENRALVTVVNDPMEACDNAHAIAIMTEWDEFVNYDWQQIYNQMQKPAFLFDGRAIFATNKMKNIGFEIYVIGKGK from the coding sequence ATGAGCATAAAAAACATTTGTTGCATTGGAGCAGGCTATGTAGGAGGACCTACAATGTCTGTAATTGCGTTAAAATGTCCGGATATAAAAGTTACTGTAGTTGACCTTAATGAGAAGCGCATCGCAGCTTGGAATGATGAAGATGTAAGTAACCTACCCATTTATGAACCAGGCCTAGCTGAAGTTGTAAAAGAAGCTAGAGGTAGAAATCTATTTTTTTCTACAGAAGTAGATAAGGCGATAGATGAAGCAGAGCTTATTTTTATATCCGTAAATACACCTACTAAAACGTATGGAGTAGGTAAAGGGATGGCAGCAGATCTAAAGTACATAGAATTATGTGCTCGCCAGATTGCCAGAGTAGCGACTACAGATAAAATTGTAGTAGAAAAATCTACGCTACCTGTACGTACTGCCGAAGCATTACAGAATATACTTCACAATACAGGTAAAGGTGTACGCTTTGATATTTTATCAAACCCAGAATTTCTAGCCGAGGGTACTGCAATTCAAGATTTACTCAATGCAGATCGTGTACTTATAGGGGGAGAAAATACTCCTGGTGGTCAAAAGGCTACCGAAGCTCTTGCAGACATTTATTCAAATTGGATTCCAGAAGAGCGTATCCTAAGAACAAATGTATGGTCCTCAGAGCTTTCTAAGCTTACAGCAAACGCCTTTCTTGCACAACGCGTTTCTTCTATTAACGCGATGTCTGAGCTTTGTGAAGTTACTGGAGCAGATGTTCAAGAAGTTGCCAGAGCAATTGGTACAGACTCGAGGATAGGGCCAAAGTTTTTAAAGGCTTCCGTTGGTTTTGGCGGATCTTGTTTTCAAAAAGATATCTTAAACCTCGTTTATATTGCAAAGTCATATGGACTTAATGAGGTGGCAGATTACTGGGAGCAGGTTATTATTATGAATGACCACCAAAAAAGACGATTTGCAGAAAAGATAGTAAAGACGCTGTTTAACACCGTTTCTGGTAAGAAGATTACATTATTAGGTTGGGCATTTAAAAAGGATACTAATGATACGCGAGAATCGGCAGCCATTTATGTGGCAGATTATCTGCTCAATGAACAAGCAGAGGTAGTTATATATGACCCAAAGGTTTCTGAGGAACAGATTCTAGCAGATCTCGATTATTTAAATACGCGTTCTGAAGCTGAAAATAGAGCTTTGGTTACAGTAGTTAACGACCCTATGGAAGCCTGTGATAATGCGCACGCCATTGCTATTATGACAGAATGGGATGAGTTTGTTAATTATGACTGGCAACAAATTTACAATCAGATGCAAAAGCCTGCTTTTCTTTTTGATGGAAGAGCTATATTTGCTACAAATAAAATGAAAAATATTGGATTTGAAATATATGTTATTGGTAAAGGTAAGTAA
- the rfbD gene encoding dTDP-4-dehydrorhamnose reductase — protein MSTLSLNIRLLITGGGGQLAQAIKEEEATFENVTSIHLSKSKLDITSTSSIEKALDLHQPDVIINTAAYTAVDAAEEDKEKAFLVNEIGVKNLAQACKDNGIKLIHISTDYVFDGEKTEEYTEEDIPNPTTVYGKSKLAGEQAIITSGLLDYAIIRTSWVYSVYRSNFVKTMLRLGNEKDEISVVNDQYGSPTWANNLASIILKLSNVLTIQNAGVYHYTNEGVTTWYAFAKAVFSYKKMSINVLPVSSDRFVTKATRPKNSKLESSKIINLLGIENVPWEKSLEKMLVKL, from the coding sequence ATGAGTACGCTTTCGCTAAATATACGATTACTCATTACAGGTGGTGGTGGTCAGCTGGCACAAGCCATAAAGGAGGAAGAAGCTACTTTTGAGAATGTTACGAGTATACATCTGTCAAAATCTAAGTTGGATATCACATCAACATCTTCTATTGAGAAAGCACTTGATTTACATCAACCAGATGTTATAATAAACACAGCCGCATACACCGCTGTAGATGCCGCCGAAGAGGATAAAGAGAAAGCTTTCCTAGTAAATGAAATAGGCGTAAAGAATCTAGCTCAAGCTTGTAAGGATAATGGAATCAAACTCATTCACATCTCTACAGATTATGTCTTTGACGGAGAAAAAACAGAAGAATATACAGAGGAAGATATTCCAAATCCAACAACGGTTTATGGCAAGTCTAAACTTGCTGGTGAGCAGGCCATAATTACTTCAGGGCTTCTTGACTACGCTATTATAAGAACATCCTGGGTCTACAGTGTTTACAGAAGTAATTTTGTGAAGACTATGTTACGATTAGGTAATGAGAAAGACGAGATTTCGGTTGTAAACGATCAATATGGTTCTCCTACGTGGGCAAATAATCTAGCTTCTATTATTTTAAAGTTGTCAAACGTGCTTACTATACAGAATGCAGGCGTATATCATTATACAAATGAGGGTGTCACTACGTGGTACGCTTTCGCGAAAGCGGTATTCAGCTACAAGAAAATGAGTATAAACGTTTTGCCTGTGTCTAGCGACCGCTTTGTAACAAAGGCCACGCGCCCAAAAAATAGTAAATTAGAAAGTTCTAAAATCATCAACCTTTTAGGGATTGAGAACGTGCCTTGGGAAAAAAGTCTTGAGAAAATGCTGGTTAAATTATGA
- the cysQ gene encoding 3'(2'),5'-bisphosphate nucleotidase CysQ, with product MISDQFKSIAVKAALQAGDVIREVYATAFDSILKSDDSPLTVADTRAHEVICKELSATNIPVLSEEAAEIPYEERSTWDIFWLVDPLDGTKEFINRNGEFTVNIALIIGARPVFGIIYIPVSDTLYLGGSSLGKSYKISNPTIEMGWNQVVDDKHIIFTNKLKSQKEIRVVTSRSHLNEQTVAYIEDLKKNTNSVSLLPAGSALKFCLLAEGNADRYPRFAPCMEWDTAAGDAICETAGITVFIAGTTQKLTYNKKSLFSPNFEAY from the coding sequence ATGATAAGTGATCAATTTAAAAGTATCGCTGTCAAAGCTGCGCTTCAAGCTGGTGATGTAATTAGAGAGGTGTATGCGACAGCATTTGATAGCATTCTTAAAAGTGATGATTCACCCCTTACAGTTGCAGATACTCGTGCCCACGAGGTAATCTGCAAGGAGCTAAGCGCTACAAACATTCCTGTTTTAAGTGAAGAAGCCGCCGAAATTCCTTATGAAGAAAGAAGTACTTGGGACATCTTTTGGCTCGTAGATCCACTAGACGGCACCAAAGAGTTTATAAATCGCAATGGAGAATTTACTGTAAACATTGCATTGATAATAGGAGCTAGGCCAGTTTTTGGTATTATCTATATTCCGGTGTCTGATACACTATATTTAGGTGGAAGCTCACTAGGCAAAAGCTATAAAATATCAAATCCTACAATAGAGATGGGGTGGAATCAAGTAGTGGATGATAAGCATATAATTTTCACAAATAAGTTAAAATCACAAAAAGAGATACGAGTAGTGACAAGTCGCTCTCACCTCAATGAGCAAACAGTAGCGTATATAGAGGATTTAAAAAAAAATACCAATTCGGTAAGCTTACTTCCTGCGGGTAGTGCGCTTAAATTCTGTCTACTTGCAGAAGGAAATGCAGATAGATACCCTAGATTTGCTCCTTGTATGGAGTGGGATACGGCTGCTGGTGATGCTATATGTGAGACCGCTGGAATTACTGTTTTTATTGCAGGAACAACCCAGAAATTAACATATAATAAGAAGTCCTTATTTAGTCCTAACTTTGAAGCTTATTAA
- the rfbC gene encoding dTDP-4-dehydrorhamnose 3,5-epimerase produces MEFQKTAFKDLIICTPKVFEDDRGYFYESFNAKAFQSFAGFEPEFVQDNQSQSTYGVLRGLHFQIGEFAQSKLVRVVVGEVLDVVVDLRKNEPTYKKAYSIRLSAENKKQLFVPKGMAHGFVTLSDTATFIYKCDNYYNKESELGLAYNDPSLQIDWLLDKQDVILSEKDKENTMLSDLPSNLF; encoded by the coding sequence GTGGAATTTCAAAAAACAGCATTCAAAGATTTAATTATATGCACTCCTAAGGTGTTTGAAGATGATCGAGGTTATTTTTATGAATCCTTTAATGCAAAGGCATTTCAAAGCTTTGCAGGTTTTGAGCCAGAGTTTGTTCAAGATAATCAGTCGCAGTCTACATATGGCGTCTTGCGTGGGCTTCATTTTCAAATAGGGGAGTTTGCACAATCTAAGCTCGTACGGGTTGTAGTAGGTGAGGTACTTGATGTAGTTGTTGATTTAAGAAAAAACGAACCTACCTATAAGAAAGCTTACAGCATACGTCTCAGTGCAGAAAATAAAAAACAACTTTTCGTTCCAAAAGGGATGGCACACGGTTTTGTAACACTTAGCGATACCGCAACGTTTATTTATAAATGCGATAACTACTATAATAAAGAGAGTGAGCTTGGTCTGGCATATAACGATCCATCATTGCAAATCGATTGGTTATTAGATAAGCAGGATGTCATCCTTTCAGAGAAAGATAAGGAAAATACGATGCTTTCAGATTTACCTTCTAACCTGTTTTAA
- the kdsB gene encoding 3-deoxy-manno-octulosonate cytidylyltransferase, translating to MIPARYAASRFPGKMMKDLAGKPVIVRTYESVVATKLFDEVYVVTDSNVIYKAIEAEGGKAIMSVKEHECGSDRIAEAVASLDVDVVVNVQGDEPFTSREDLAPVLDVFYGDDAAQIDLASVMMPMKEDQEIVNPNNVKVIVDNFDFALYFSRSPLPYVRDNEAGIITYKHKGIYAFRKQAILDFASMHMTPLEKAEKIECIRFLEYGKKIKMVRSSRLAIGIDTPEDLEKAIKIYSNK from the coding sequence ATGATACCCGCACGTTATGCGGCGTCTAGGTTTCCCGGTAAGATGATGAAAGATCTTGCAGGTAAACCTGTTATTGTGCGCACCTATGAGAGTGTTGTAGCCACAAAGTTGTTTGACGAAGTATATGTAGTTACAGATAGCAATGTTATTTATAAGGCAATAGAAGCCGAGGGCGGTAAGGCCATAATGAGTGTTAAAGAGCACGAGTGCGGTAGTGATAGAATTGCAGAGGCAGTGGCTTCTCTAGATGTAGATGTGGTTGTAAACGTACAAGGAGATGAACCTTTTACTAGTAGGGAAGACTTGGCACCAGTATTAGACGTGTTTTATGGAGATGATGCTGCACAAATAGATCTTGCTAGTGTGATGATGCCTATGAAGGAGGATCAAGAGATTGTAAACCCTAATAATGTAAAAGTTATTGTAGACAATTTTGACTTTGCATTATACTTCTCTAGGTCACCACTTCCATATGTGCGCGATAATGAAGCTGGTATAATTACTTATAAACATAAAGGTATTTATGCCTTTAGAAAGCAGGCTATACTTGACTTTGCATCTATGCATATGACACCTCTTGAAAAGGCAGAAAAAATAGAGTGCATACGATTCTTAGAGTATGGTAAAAAAATTAAAATGGTACGTTCATCAAGACTTGCAATAGGTATTGATACTCCAGAAGATCTAGAAAAAGCAATTAAAATTTATTCGAATAAGTAG